The following proteins are co-located in the Dyadobacter chenwenxiniae genome:
- a CDS encoding DUF6169 family protein has product MSELYQYTFDPARKTYSFITRSEIKVTVAISRDRRWFSDNTEIKEVYSFDIVTDKPSLSIDIKIRNTIIKILSDRLADVSAVIVYFCDPFDGKGAKRSLKFDRWFSCLENKSIEKHNRQVFAIDEEIDEEGNTEKVETLLYTSMLLHNENPLYKTLIRVFYSGDDNVTDKL; this is encoded by the coding sequence TTGTCTGAACTTTACCAATACACCTTTGATCCTGCCCGAAAAACTTACAGTTTCATTACCAGAAGTGAAATAAAGGTAACTGTTGCAATTTCACGTGATCGCCGTTGGTTTTCCGACAATACCGAGATCAAGGAAGTATACAGTTTTGATATAGTTACCGATAAGCCCTCACTCTCGATAGATATTAAGATCCGGAATACTATTATTAAGATTTTATCTGATCGTCTAGCCGATGTAAGCGCTGTTATCGTTTATTTCTGTGATCCTTTTGATGGTAAAGGAGCTAAACGAAGCCTAAAATTTGACAGGTGGTTCTCTTGCTTAGAAAACAAATCAATTGAAAAGCACAATAGGCAGGTTTTTGCAATAGACGAAGAAATTGACGAAGAGGGCAATACAGAAAAAGTGGAAACACTACTGTATACATCAATGCTACTTCATAACGAAAACCCACTGTATAAGACACTTATCCGCGTGTTTTATTCAGGAGATGACAATGTTACCGACAAACTTTGA